GCGCGTACGCCGCGGGTCCTCCGGCCGCGTCGAGCTGCTCGACCGGCGGCAACAGGCCGGGGATCAGGTCCGGCGCGAGCACGGCGACGGACCGGCCGTCGCGGACGTGGGGTGCCACGACCCTGGCCACCTCACCCGGCGCCACCGCGGGGTCGAGCACGACGACGCGGGCGTCGGGGGCGTAGTGGGCGGCGAGCATCCCCGGGGCCACCGGCTCGGCCGCGTCGCCGGCGGCCTCGGCGTCGGGCAGGTCCTCGCGGAGCTCGGCGAGCGTCACCTGGCCGGCACGCAGGAGCCGGGGCACCCCGCCGGAGAGGTCGACGATCGTCGACTCGATCCCGACCGTGCACGGGCCACCGTCGAGCACGAGGTCGACGGCGTCGCCGAGCTCGGCCACGACGTCGGCGGCGCTCGTCGGGCTGACCCGCCCGAAGCGGTTCGCGGACGGGGCGACGACCCCGTCGCCGAGCTCGGCCAGCAGCGCGTGGGCGAGGGGGTGGGCGGGCGCGCGCAGGGCGACGGTGTCCCGCCCGCCCGTCACCACGTCGGCCACGGCGTCGGAGCGGCGCAGGAGGATCGTCAGCGGCCCGGGCCAGTGACGCGCCGCCAGGACCCGCGCCGCCGGCGGGACGTCACGGGCGAACCGGTCGAGGTCGTCGACGCCGGCGACGTGGACGATCAGAGGGTGGTCCGTCGGACGTCCCTTGGCCCGGAACACCCGGGCGACCGCCTCGGGGAGGCTCACGAGGGCAGCGAGGCCGTACACGGTCTCGGTCGGGAGCCCGACGAGACCTCCCGAGCGGAGGATGCTCGCCGCCGCGTGGACGTCAGTGCCGATCTTCGTCATGACGATCCACGGGCGGGCGGAGGTGGTGGAGCTGGCGGGATTCGAACCCGCGGCCTCCTCGATGCGACCGAGGCGCTCTAGCCAACTGAGCTACAGCCCCAGAGGGGCGGTGCCGGGGCACCAGGGCGATGAGCGTAGCCGCTCGGGGAGCGGACGCCGAACGCCGCCGGTCAGCCCCGTGCGGCGCCGACCCGGTGCAGGGCCGGGGCCTCGGCGTGGTCCTCCTGGCGCGGCAGGTACGCCACCTTGTGCCGACGCTCCAGGGCCACCTGCTGCATCTGCCACAGCATCGCCACGTAGGCGGCGAGCAGCAGGACGCTCACGGCGAACAGGGCCCAGGCGATGCCGCCGACGACGAGCCCGGCGAGCGCCGTGAGGCCGGTCGAGGCGAGGAGGCCGACCAGGACCTGGCGGCGCCGCTGGCGCGCCGTGGAGGTGCGTCGCACACCGGTGCGCATCGAGGCCGCCGGGGCGCTGAGGCGTGAGGTGAGGTCGAGGGCGGGGCCGCCGCTGCGGGCCCGACCCATGCCGCCGCCGAGCACGGACATCTTCTGGCGGAAGCTGCCGACCGAGTCGGAGGGCCGCCCGACGCCGCCGAGGAGGCGTGCGATCGGTGGGAGGAGGACCGACGCCCACGCGACCACCAGACCGACCGCGAGACCGACCTTCAACATCCCAACCACGACAGCGACCACGCAGACATCTCCCTTGTTGGTCGGCACTGCAAGGTGTCGGCACCGGCCAGCCCCAGATGACGGTCCGACGACGATTGTGACGGTTCTACTACGAACCACCCGTCGATGCCACAACCCCGTGACCGTTGCCACCCGTGTCACGTGTCTCGTCGTCGTCTCCCGCGGCGGTCGGTGGACGCCGGACCCGCCGCCGGAGGAGGAGGGCGCCACCGACCAGGACGACCAGCACCAGCACCGCACCGAGGAGGCGCACGAGGCCGTCGGTGGTGGCCCCGTCGACCGCATCGGCGACCGACGCCGCGCCGTCCTCGGCCCCCGACCAGTCGCCGTCGTCCATGGCCGCGCGTGCCTCCTCGATCTCCTCGTCGACGTCGGAGAACCACAGCCCGACGTCGGCGAGCGGGCCGGCGTCGTCGCGCGCCTCGACCGCCTGCCGGAGGTCGCCGGCCGCGTCCTCGGCGGCGTCCATCTCGTCGCGCAGCTCGCCCAGGTCGTCGGCGGACTCGAAGGTGCGCTGGAGCGGCTCGGGCACGTCGAGGTCGATGCCCCGCAGCTCGTCGGCCAGATCATCTCGTGCCGCCAGGAGGTCCCGGACGTCGTCGACGACGGCGGTGGCCTCGTCGAACTCCCAGCGCAGCATGTGGTCCCGCAGCACGGCCGGCGGCGCCCAACCGTCACCCTCGTCGAGCAGGTCGGCGTAGGTCGCGCGTGCCGCGGCCCGGTCGTCGAGCGCCTCCACCTGGTCGGGGGTGACGACGTGGTCCCGGAACAGCTGCTCGGCGCCGGTCGAGCCACCGACCTCCTCGAGCAGGTCGAGGAGGTTCCGCCAGTCCGCGATGGTCGGCAGGTGGTCCTGGGTCGATCCCGACGGGTACGGGGAGCGGCGCTCGTCCGCCGCCCGCAGGACCTCGGCGATCGCCTCGGCGCCGATCTCGTCGTGCAGCGCCCGGGCGAGCCACCACGACGCGTTGTAGCCGAACGCCTCGGTGGCCGCGCTGTCCGGGTCGTCGAACGCCGGGGTCTCCCACCCGTTGAGCGGCGCTCGGGCCGGGTCGGACGGATCGATGGGGTCCGGCGCCACAGGCTCCCCACCGAGCTCGACGAGCACCCGGGCGGAGAGCTCGTCGGCGAAGGCCTCGTTGATCCAGCGACCTCTGAACAGCTGGTGGTTGAACCACGCATGGGCCATCTCGTGGAGCGTGACGTGCTCGTCGAGCTCGTCACCGACCTCGATGAGCGATCGGGCGTGCTCGTACCACCCGGCGTAGCCGTAGAGGTACGGCGCGACGGTCTCGACGATCGTCAGCCGCCGGTCCTCGTCCCAGGCGAACCCGATCGCCTCCTCGAGCAGGGGGAACCCCTCCTCGACCAGCCTCGTGGTGTGGTCGAGCCAGGCGTCGTCACCCGGCCACCCCTGGACGCGCACGGTGTGCGGGCCGAAGTCGACGACCCGCTCGGCGAGCTGGTCGTCGTCGCGGACGACGACGCTCGAGTACCACTCGGACGAGTCGGCGATGGCGTCCGCCCGGTACCGATCGAACCCGTCAGCCGAGCCCTGCGGGGTGAGCGGCTCCCCGACGATCTCGACGTCGGTGCCCGACGGCACGCGGAGCTCGACCGACCCCAGACCGGGATCGGCCGCAGCGAGCAGCGGCATGGTGGCGAACGCCGGGTTCACGTTGCTGATGCCGCCGCTACGGGGCGGCTGCCCGGGCAGGTCGTAGGACAGCCGGATCGTCTGGCTGTTGCCGTAGAAGAGGTTGGGCGAGAGGTCGATCGTCGCCAGCTCGGCGAGCCCGCCACCGATGGGCTCGGTCGTGACGCCGAGCGCCCGGCCACCCGCGCCGGTGGCCGTGACGCCGTTCGACCGCGACAGGACCGGCGTGGCGTAGGCGTGGAAGTAGTACTGCTCGATCGTCGATCCGGTGACGCGGTCCGGCGTCTGGTTCGTGAGCGTGATGTCGTGGGTGACGCGGATGACCGAGCCCGCGAGGTCGACGGTGTAGACGGTGGTCGACTCCACCCGGAGGCCCGGCGTCGTGTCCTCCTGGGTGCGCACCGGCGCGGCCGCGGCCCCACCGCCGCTCAGCGCGACGAGCAGGACGGCGAGCGCGACGACGAGGGCGCTGCGCCCGGACCTGCCGGCTGCCCGCCCGCCCCGTTCGGTCACGTCGGGTCGGTGCCGTCCCCTTCGACGGCCCGCCGGTAGGTCCCGGACCGGCCGCCGGTCTTCTCCCAGAGCGTGATGTCGCCGATGACCATCGAGCGGTCGACCGACTTGCACATGTCGTAGATCGTGAGCGCCGCGACCGAGCAGGCGGTCATCGCCTCCATCTCCACGCCCGTGCGGTCGACGGTCTCCACCTGCGCCTCGACCTCGACGTAGCTGTCCTCGATGCGGAAGTTCACGAGGACCGACCCGATGAGCAGCGGGTGGCAGAGCGGGATGAGGTCCGAGGCCCGCTTCGCCGCCTGGATGCCGGCGACGCGGGCCACCGAGAGCACGTCGCCCTTCGACAGCGCACCGCGGGCGACGAGCGACGTCGTCTCCGGCTGCATGAACACCCGGGCCCGGGCGAGTGCCCGCCGGTGCGAGGGCTCCTTGGGCGTCACGTCGACCATGCGCGCCCGGCCGAGGGGGTCGAGGTGGGTCAGGCCGTGGTCGGACATGGCGGGGAGTGTAGGCGCCGGGGTCGACGGGCAGCCTGCCACGAGCGAGCGGCGGCGCTCCCCGGTCCGACACCACCCGAAGAGGGTGAGCACGACGTCGTCAAGGTGGCGCGCCGACGTGCCGATGCAGGAGGACTGATGCCGTTCTCGTCCCGCCCCCACCCCCGCCGCCGGTTGCTCGCCTTCCTCCTCGCGTCGGCCCTCCTCTCCGCCGGGCTCACGCTCGGCCCGACCCCCGAGCCCGCGAGCGCGGCCTGCGCCGCCCGGTCGACCCGGCTCGGCGGCACTATCCAGGGCCAGGACGGCCGCTACATGTGGGTCATGCTCGGCCTCGAGTACTTCGACGCCGCCGGGCGCCGCCTGGACGCCAACGGGTGCGTCATGCCGACCGGGCAGTACTCCGACCTGTACCGGATCAACCGCAACATGATGAGCGGACACGGCAGCTCGACGAGCGACGGCGGCCGGTTCACCAAGAACTGGTCGATCCAGGTCCCGAACAACGCCGCGACGGTCTGGATCGAGGCCTACCCCCGCACGAACGACCCCTACGAGGCGGTGTCCACCGAGCGCTACGGCCACGCCATGCGGCGCGCGGTGCCGCTGCCGAACACCAACCTCGACATCCGCATGCCGCTCAACTGCGGGGTGCAGGGCGACAACGGCGTCGTGGGGCAGAACGGCTCGATCGCCGGGCGACTCGTCGTCAACGGCCGACCGGTCGACGTGCCGAACATCCACGCGTGGAACGTCGACCCGAACACGTCCAACCCGATCTGGGGGTGGGGCGACTCGCCACGCAACTCCCGTGGCAACGGCTACTACCGGGTCGAGAGCCTGGCGCCGAACCAGCACTACACCGTCTGGATGATCGACGGGAACGGCCACATCCGGAAGTCCCCGCCGCTCTGGGTCGCCCCCTGCCAGGAGACCGTCTGGGAGGTCGTCGAGGGCGCCGACGTGCTGTACCTCGACTGGTTCGCGGGCTTCGTCGACGCCCGCGCCTCGGCGTTCTACGGGGGCGCGCTGGCGTGGCTCCGTGGCAACGGGCTCACCACGGGCATCAGCCCCGGCGTCTACGCCCCGAACAACGCGAGCACGCGCGCCGAGGTCGTCACCTTCATGTGGCGGGTGCAGGGCGAGCCCGCCCGCAGCCGCCCGCACGGCTTCGTCGACGTCGTCGGCAACCCCTTCTACGAGCGGGCCCTGCGGTGGGCGGCGGCCGACGGCCTCACCACCGGCGTCGGCGGCTCGAACCGCTTCGACCCGAACGGCCAGGTCACCCGCGGCGAGCTCGTGACCTTCCTCCACCGCCTGGCAGGGCGGCCCGGCGGTCATCCGTCGACCGGCTTCGTCGACGTCCGCCCCGGGGCGTTCTACGACGCCGCCGTGCGCTGGGCCTCCGCTCGCGGGCTCACCACGGGCGTCGGCGGCTCCAACCGCTTCGAGCCCGATCGTCCCGTCACCCGGGCCGAGATCGCCGTGTTCCTCTGGCGGTTCAAGAACCAGCCCGCGCCGCCGAACCCGGGCGACGCCGTCAACTGCACCAGCTTCACGCGCTGGTCGGAGGCCAAGGCGTGGCACGACATCTACAGCCCCCGCTGGGGCGACGTCGCCGGTCTGCGCTCCGGCGGCACGGTGTGCCCGAGCCTGCCCGGTGCGCCGCTGCGCTAGCCGCCCAGCTGGCTCATCGACTTGCTGGGCCTGATGAACTGCACCGAGCCGACGTTGTTGCCGGCCCACTTCTCCCCGACGCAGCGGGAGATGGCCGCCGACAGCTCGGCATCGGTGCCGCCGCCGCGCAGCAGGCCGCGCAGGTCGGTGTGGTCGAGGGCGAACAGGCACGATCGCAGCTGGCCCTCGGCGGTGAGGCGCACTCGATCGCAGCTGGCGCAGAACGACTGCGTC
This portion of the Actinomarinicola tropica genome encodes:
- a CDS encoding L-threonylcarbamoyladenylate synthase, translating into MTKIGTDVHAAASILRSGGLVGLPTETVYGLAALVSLPEAVARVFRAKGRPTDHPLIVHVAGVDDLDRFARDVPPAARVLAARHWPGPLTILLRRSDAVADVVTGGRDTVALRAPAHPLAHALLAELGDGVVAPSANRFGRVSPTSAADVVAELGDAVDLVLDGGPCTVGIESTIVDLSGGVPRLLRAGQVTLAELREDLPDAEAAGDAAEPVAPGMLAAHYAPDARVVVLDPAVAPGEVARVVAPHVRDGRSVAVLAPDLIPGLLPPVEQLDAAGGPAAYARVLYARLREADRRGVDVLVVVPPPGDGIGAAVRDRLRRAAAGSAGTG
- a CDS encoding gluzincin family metallopeptidase; amino-acid sequence: MTERGGRAAGRSGRSALVVALAVLLVALSGGGAAAAPVRTQEDTTPGLRVESTTVYTVDLAGSVIRVTHDITLTNQTPDRVTGSTIEQYYFHAYATPVLSRSNGVTATGAGGRALGVTTEPIGGGLAELATIDLSPNLFYGNSQTIRLSYDLPGQPPRSGGISNVNPAFATMPLLAAADPGLGSVELRVPSGTDVEIVGEPLTPQGSADGFDRYRADAIADSSEWYSSVVVRDDDQLAERVVDFGPHTVRVQGWPGDDAWLDHTTRLVEEGFPLLEEAIGFAWDEDRRLTIVETVAPYLYGYAGWYEHARSLIEVGDELDEHVTLHEMAHAWFNHQLFRGRWINEAFADELSARVLVELGGEPVAPDPIDPSDPARAPLNGWETPAFDDPDSAATEAFGYNASWWLARALHDEIGAEAIAEVLRAADERRSPYPSGSTQDHLPTIADWRNLLDLLEEVGGSTGAEQLFRDHVVTPDQVEALDDRAAARATYADLLDEGDGWAPPAVLRDHMLRWEFDEATAVVDDVRDLLAARDDLADELRGIDLDVPEPLQRTFESADDLGELRDEMDAAEDAAGDLRQAVEARDDAGPLADVGLWFSDVDEEIEEARAAMDDGDWSGAEDGAASVADAVDGATTDGLVRLLGAVLVLVVLVGGALLLRRRVRRPPTAAGDDDETRDTGGNGHGVVASTGGS
- the moaC gene encoding cyclic pyranopterin monophosphate synthase MoaC, with the protein product MSDHGLTHLDPLGRARMVDVTPKEPSHRRALARARVFMQPETTSLVARGALSKGDVLSVARVAGIQAAKRASDLIPLCHPLLIGSVLVNFRIEDSYVEVEAQVETVDRTGVEMEAMTACSVAALTIYDMCKSVDRSMVIGDITLWEKTGGRSGTYRRAVEGDGTDPT
- a CDS encoding S-layer homology domain-containing protein, whose protein sequence is MPFSSRPHPRRRLLAFLLASALLSAGLTLGPTPEPASAACAARSTRLGGTIQGQDGRYMWVMLGLEYFDAAGRRLDANGCVMPTGQYSDLYRINRNMMSGHGSSTSDGGRFTKNWSIQVPNNAATVWIEAYPRTNDPYEAVSTERYGHAMRRAVPLPNTNLDIRMPLNCGVQGDNGVVGQNGSIAGRLVVNGRPVDVPNIHAWNVDPNTSNPIWGWGDSPRNSRGNGYYRVESLAPNQHYTVWMIDGNGHIRKSPPLWVAPCQETVWEVVEGADVLYLDWFAGFVDARASAFYGGALAWLRGNGLTTGISPGVYAPNNASTRAEVVTFMWRVQGEPARSRPHGFVDVVGNPFYERALRWAAADGLTTGVGGSNRFDPNGQVTRGELVTFLHRLAGRPGGHPSTGFVDVRPGAFYDAAVRWASARGLTTGVGGSNRFEPDRPVTRAEIAVFLWRFKNQPAPPNPGDAVNCTSFTRWSEAKAWHDIYSPRWGDVAGLRSGGTVCPSLPGAPLR